Proteins encoded together in one Pantoea sp. CCBC3-3-1 window:
- a CDS encoding integrase arm-type DNA-binding domain-containing protein: MSLNDTKIRSLKPSDKPFKVSDSQGLYLLVNPHGSRLWYLKYRINGKESRIALGAYPEVSLANARQHRDGIRKLLVQNINPSQQRIAENAARSSEKSFKHVALSWHKSNKKWSQNTADRLLASMNNHIFPVLGHLSVSELKPRHFIGLLKGIEEKGLLEVASRTRQHLSNIMRHAVHQGLIDTNPAANLDGVISPPVKHHYPALPLERLPELLERIAGYHQGRELTRLAVMLTLHLFIRSSELRFARWSEIDFRNKIWTIPSTREALPGIRYSERGAKMRTPHIVPLSRQAFCMLKQIKEMSGHLELVFPSDHNPYRPMCENTVNKALRMMGYNTKVDVCGHGFRSMACSALMESGLWLQDAVERQMSHQERNTVRAAYTHKAEHLDARRAMMQWWSDYLDRCRVIFMPPYLVSMKGH, encoded by the coding sequence ATGTCTCTGAACGACACTAAAATCCGCAGCCTCAAGCCTTCTGATAAACCATTCAAAGTCTCCGATTCACAAGGGTTATACCTTTTAGTTAATCCTCACGGTTCACGTCTCTGGTATCTCAAATATCGTATCAATGGCAAAGAATCCCGCATTGCCTTAGGTGCCTATCCAGAAGTATCTCTGGCGAATGCTCGACAACATCGTGACGGGATCCGCAAGCTGCTGGTGCAGAATATTAATCCATCACAGCAACGTATCGCAGAAAATGCTGCCCGCTCATCTGAAAAATCCTTTAAACACGTTGCATTGAGCTGGCATAAAAGCAATAAAAAGTGGTCGCAAAATACCGCTGATCGATTGCTGGCCAGTATGAACAACCATATCTTTCCGGTTCTAGGGCATCTGTCAGTATCAGAACTTAAACCCCGGCATTTCATTGGGCTGCTGAAAGGTATCGAGGAAAAAGGCCTTCTGGAAGTTGCATCCCGCACGCGGCAGCACCTCAGTAACATCATGCGCCATGCTGTTCATCAGGGATTAATCGACACAAACCCGGCAGCAAACCTTGACGGCGTGATATCTCCGCCCGTTAAGCACCATTATCCCGCACTGCCACTCGAGCGTCTTCCTGAGCTGCTTGAACGCATTGCGGGTTATCATCAGGGGCGTGAACTTACCCGGCTCGCCGTTATGCTAACCTTGCACCTGTTCATTCGCTCAAGTGAACTACGTTTTGCACGCTGGTCGGAAATTGATTTCAGAAACAAAATTTGGACTATTCCCTCAACCCGAGAAGCTCTTCCCGGCATTCGCTACTCTGAACGAGGAGCAAAAATGCGCACGCCACATATTGTCCCGTTGTCACGGCAGGCCTTTTGTATGCTAAAACAAATAAAGGAAATGTCAGGTCATCTGGAGTTAGTATTCCCTAGCGATCATAACCCCTATAGGCCGATGTGTGAAAATACGGTTAACAAGGCATTACGGATGATGGGCTACAACACGAAAGTCGATGTCTGCGGACATGGATTCCGGTCTATGGCATGTAGCGCTCTGATGGAATCCGGGCTTTGGTTGCAGGATGCAGTTGAACGTCAGATGAGCCACCAGGAACGTAACACTGTACGGGCAGCTTATACACATAAAGCTGAGCACCTTGATGCTCGAAGGGCCATGATGCAATGGTGGTCGGATTATCTTGACAGATGCAGGGTGATATTCATGCCGCCTTATCTCGTGTCCATGAAAGGCCATTAG
- a CDS encoding MFS transporter → MNQNIAGILPASRWGKLIPIAFITYSLAYLDRANYGFGAAAGLAEDLNITPAISALLGALFFLGYFCFQVPGGIYAEKHSAKKLIFWSLILWGALATATGMVHSVALLAVIRFLLGVAESVVMPAMLIFLSHWFTRAERSKANTFLFLGNPITVLWMSILSGYLVNAFGWRGMFIIEGVPAILWAFVWWKIYADRPRDAKWLSEAEKRAVENALAAEQQSIKPVKNYREAFRSPKVLALAFIHFFWNIGMYGFIMWLPSMLKSASGMGIVATGWLSAAPYLLAVPLMLTASWFSDKYQQRKNIVLLFLGLGAVCFIASFTLGATHFWLSWVLLVIAGGAMYTPYGPFFAAIPEMLPRNVVAGAMSFVVCFGALGSFVGAWIVGYLNGLTGSPAASYVFMGGSLVVAVLLTALTTFSSLSTPTAQTRSAY, encoded by the coding sequence ATGAACCAGAATATTGCAGGGATTTTACCGGCCAGTCGGTGGGGAAAACTCATCCCGATTGCCTTTATTACCTATAGCCTCGCCTACCTCGATCGTGCCAACTACGGTTTTGGTGCCGCCGCAGGTCTGGCTGAAGATCTCAATATCACGCCCGCCATTTCGGCGTTACTTGGCGCACTGTTTTTCCTTGGTTATTTCTGTTTCCAGGTGCCGGGCGGCATTTATGCTGAAAAGCACTCGGCGAAGAAGCTGATTTTCTGGAGCCTGATCCTGTGGGGCGCATTGGCCACCGCCACCGGCATGGTGCACAGCGTGGCGCTGCTGGCGGTGATCCGCTTCCTGCTCGGCGTAGCGGAAAGTGTGGTGATGCCGGCGATGCTGATCTTCCTCAGCCACTGGTTCACTCGCGCGGAGCGTTCCAAAGCCAATACCTTTCTGTTCCTCGGCAATCCGATCACCGTGTTGTGGATGTCGATTCTCTCCGGCTATCTGGTGAACGCCTTTGGCTGGCGCGGCATGTTCATTATTGAAGGCGTGCCTGCCATCTTATGGGCGTTTGTCTGGTGGAAAATTTATGCCGACCGACCGCGTGATGCCAAATGGCTGAGCGAGGCCGAAAAGCGTGCGGTTGAAAACGCGCTGGCGGCAGAGCAGCAGTCGATTAAACCGGTTAAGAATTACCGTGAAGCTTTCCGCTCGCCTAAAGTGCTGGCGCTGGCGTTTATCCACTTCTTCTGGAATATCGGCATGTACGGTTTCATCATGTGGCTGCCTTCCATGCTGAAGAGCGCGTCAGGTATGGGCATCGTCGCGACTGGCTGGCTCTCAGCCGCGCCCTATCTGCTCGCCGTGCCGCTGATGCTGACCGCATCCTGGTTCTCCGATAAATACCAGCAGCGTAAAAACATCGTGCTGCTTTTCCTTGGGCTGGGCGCGGTGTGCTTCATTGCTTCCTTTACGCTCGGTGCGACGCACTTCTGGCTCTCATGGGTGCTGCTGGTGATCGCGGGCGGTGCGATGTACACGCCGTACGGACCCTTCTTCGCTGCGATCCCTGAGATGCTGCCACGCAACGTTGTGGCGGGCGCGATGTCCTTCGTGGTCTGCTTCGGTGCGCTGGGGTCCTTCGTCGGTGCGTGGATTGTGGGCTATCTCAATGGCCTGACCGGCAGCCCGGCGGCATCTTACGTATTTATGGGCGGATCGCTGGTTGTGGCGGTATTACTCACCGCGCTGACCACCTTTAGCAGCCTGAGCACGCCAACGGCACAAACCCGCTCTGCATACTAA
- a CDS encoding very short patch repair endonuclease, whose translation MADVHSSIIRSKNMRAIRTRDTAIENRLAEQLAELGFSYRVQDKSLPGRPDFVLDRHQAIVFVHGCFWHHHHCHLFKVPATRTAFWMEKIDGNVERDKRAVAELSAAGWKVLVVWECALRGKTKLASEALGARLEEWLFAAEGNAEIDGQGVRPLS comes from the coding sequence ATGGCTGACGTTCACTCATCGATAATTCGTAGCAAGAACATGCGGGCCATACGCACGCGAGACACGGCGATTGAAAACCGGCTGGCCGAACAGCTGGCCGAGCTGGGTTTCAGCTATCGCGTGCAGGACAAAAGCCTGCCTGGACGGCCCGATTTTGTGCTGGATCGCCATCAGGCGATTGTCTTTGTGCATGGCTGTTTCTGGCATCACCACCACTGCCATCTCTTTAAAGTTCCTGCAACCCGCACCGCTTTCTGGATGGAAAAAATAGACGGCAACGTTGAGCGCGATAAACGCGCGGTTGCTGAACTGAGCGCTGCGGGCTGGAAGGTACTGGTGGTATGGGAGTGCGCGCTGCGCGGAAAAACTAAACTGGCATCAGAAGCGCTAGGCGCCCGCCTGGAAGAGTGGCTGTTTGCCGCAGAAGGCAATGCCGAAATCGACGGGCAGGGAGTTCGTCCTCTGAGCTGA
- a CDS encoding FadR/GntR family transcriptional regulator encodes MALESIQKHNVVDVIYEQMKQNIQDGLWEPGCKLPSEAELTATFQVSRVSVRSAVQKLRDLGVVVTHQGKGTYVTREVARYGSFSDNQPILHLSQEEFDDMRVFRQTVEFKCMELAVQNATDEDVKVLESALNRMLVSKDDYKKYSLADYDFHLAIVKASHNKVFIHVMESLKGIYVHYLEELNRVLGITLESFEAHIKVFMALKNRDASLAAETLNSAMTHNVHAIEDVRHN; translated from the coding sequence GTGGCGCTGGAAAGTATCCAAAAACATAATGTGGTTGATGTCATCTACGAGCAGATGAAGCAGAACATTCAGGATGGTCTGTGGGAGCCGGGCTGTAAGTTGCCGTCTGAGGCGGAATTGACCGCAACCTTTCAGGTGAGCCGCGTCAGCGTGCGGAGTGCCGTGCAGAAGCTGCGTGACCTTGGCGTGGTGGTGACGCATCAGGGGAAGGGCACATATGTTACCCGCGAAGTGGCGCGCTACGGATCGTTCAGTGATAACCAGCCCATTCTGCATCTTTCACAGGAAGAGTTTGATGATATGCGGGTTTTCCGTCAGACCGTCGAGTTCAAATGCATGGAGCTGGCAGTGCAGAACGCCACCGATGAAGATGTCAAAGTGCTGGAAAGCGCCTTGAATCGCATGCTGGTGAGTAAAGATGACTATAAGAAGTACTCGCTGGCGGACTACGATTTCCATCTGGCGATTGTGAAAGCCTCGCACAACAAGGTGTTCATCCACGTCATGGAATCCCTGAAGGGGATTTATGTGCATTACCTCGAAGAGTTGAACCGCGTATTGGGCATTACGCTGGAAAGCTTTGAAGCCCATATCAAAGTCTTTATGGCGTTGAAAAACCGCGATGCATCGCTGGCGGCCGAGACGCTTAATAGCGCGATGACACATAACGTGCATGCCATTGAAGATGTACGCCATAACTGA
- the mtfA gene encoding DgsA anti-repressor MtfA encodes MIKWPWKTKTADNLPWQQALAIPLLQTLSESDRQKLIQLAQRFLQQKRLLALQDFVLDDVKSARVALLFCLPVLNLGYEWLDGFHEVLIYPAPFMVDDEWQDEFGLVHRERMVQSGQSWQQGPIVLNWLDVQDSFDLSGYNLIIHEVAHKLDARGSDYANGVPAMPLREVAGWERELNAAMSSIQDEIDSVGENAATIDAYAASDPAECFAVLSEYFFSAPDLLAERFPQLYERFCRFYRQDPRRTGGEAESRQNGSIVH; translated from the coding sequence ATGATCAAATGGCCCTGGAAAACCAAAACGGCTGATAATCTGCCCTGGCAGCAGGCACTGGCAATCCCATTGCTGCAAACGCTGAGTGAGAGCGATCGGCAAAAGCTCATCCAGCTTGCCCAGCGCTTTCTGCAACAGAAACGGCTGCTGGCTTTGCAGGATTTCGTTCTCGACGATGTGAAATCTGCGCGTGTCGCCCTGCTTTTTTGCCTGCCCGTGCTCAATCTCGGCTACGAATGGCTGGATGGTTTTCATGAGGTGCTGATCTATCCCGCTCCTTTTATGGTGGACGACGAGTGGCAGGATGAATTTGGCCTCGTGCACCGCGAGCGTATGGTCCAGTCAGGTCAAAGCTGGCAGCAAGGCCCCATCGTGCTGAACTGGCTGGATGTGCAGGACTCATTTGATCTTTCAGGTTATAACCTGATTATTCATGAAGTGGCCCATAAACTGGATGCCCGGGGTAGCGACTACGCTAATGGCGTGCCGGCGATGCCGCTACGTGAAGTGGCCGGATGGGAGCGCGAGCTGAACGCTGCGATGAGCAGTATTCAGGATGAAATCGATTCGGTAGGCGAGAACGCGGCAACTATCGATGCCTACGCGGCCAGCGATCCGGCCGAGTGCTTCGCCGTGCTGTCGGAATACTTCTTTAGCGCGCCTGATTTACTGGCGGAACGCTTTCCTCAGCTGTATGAACGGTTTTGCCGCTTTTACCGCCAGGATCCCAGGCGTACTGGCGGGGAAGCTGAATCGAGGCAAAATGGCAGCATCGTTCATTAA
- a CDS encoding SDR family oxidoreductase — protein sequence MQTLFNLSGKTALITGSTRGLGFAYAQGLAQAGAKVLLNGTRQEHMDTALEQLQQQGFDARGFLFNVADEAAIEAVFQQLDEENIHVDIVINNAGIQFRKPMLELALSDWQRVLDVNLTSAFLVSRAAAKRMVERQRGGKIINIGSLTSEAARPTVAPYTAAKGGIKLLTKSMAAEWAPFNIQTNGIGPGYILTDMNEALVENEEFNKWVCSSNPSGRWGKPDELVGTAIYLASSASDYVNGQMIYVDGGWLATL from the coding sequence ATGCAGACCTTATTTAACCTCTCCGGGAAAACCGCCCTGATCACCGGCTCAACGCGCGGTTTGGGCTTTGCTTATGCACAAGGCCTGGCGCAGGCCGGCGCTAAGGTGCTGCTGAATGGCACGCGTCAGGAGCACATGGATACGGCGCTGGAGCAATTACAGCAACAGGGATTTGATGCCCGAGGCTTTCTGTTCAATGTGGCAGATGAAGCCGCGATTGAAGCGGTATTTCAGCAGCTTGATGAAGAGAACATTCACGTCGACATCGTGATCAACAACGCAGGCATTCAGTTCCGCAAACCGATGCTGGAACTGGCATTGAGCGACTGGCAGCGGGTGCTGGATGTCAATCTCACCAGCGCGTTCCTCGTCTCGCGTGCCGCAGCCAAACGCATGGTGGAACGCCAGCGCGGCGGGAAAATTATCAATATCGGATCGCTGACCAGCGAAGCCGCGCGCCCTACCGTCGCGCCTTACACTGCGGCAAAAGGCGGCATCAAGCTGTTAACCAAATCGATGGCGGCTGAATGGGCGCCGTTCAATATCCAGACCAACGGCATCGGGCCGGGCTACATCCTCACGGATATGAACGAAGCGCTGGTCGAAAACGAAGAGTTCAATAAATGGGTCTGCAGCAGTAATCCTTCTGGTCGCTGGGGAAAACCCGACGAGCTGGTTGGTACCGCCATCTATCTGGCGTCCTCTGCTTCCGATTACGTCAATGGCCAGATGATTTACGTGGATGGTGGCTGGCTTGCCACCTTGTAA
- a CDS encoding enolase C-terminal domain-like protein codes for MSNLKITDVKTILTAPGGIDLVVVKIETSEPGLYGLGCATFTQRIYAVAAAIENYMKPFLIGKDPARIEDIWQSAAVSGYWRNGPVMNNALSGVDMALWDLKGKVADLPVYELLGGKCRDGVPLYRHCDGADEIEVEDNIRARMEEGYQYVRCQMGMYGGAGTDDLRLIAGKLAKARNIQPKVSPRNPTQGIYFDPDAYARAVPRLFDHLRNKLGFGVEFIHDVHERITPIASIQLAKALEPYQLFFLEDPVSPENIDWLSKLRSQSSTPIAMGELFTQINEWKPLIQNQLIDYIRCHVSTIGGISPAKKLATFAELFGVRTAWHGPGDISPIGVAANLHIDLSITNLGIQEYTPVNEALQEVFPGCPEIDRGYAYLSDRPGLGVDIDLKEAAKYPVSGGIPEWTNARLPDGTAARP; via the coding sequence ATGAGTAACCTGAAAATTACCGATGTAAAAACCATCCTTACCGCGCCAGGCGGCATCGATTTGGTGGTGGTAAAAATCGAAACCAGCGAACCCGGTTTATACGGTTTGGGCTGCGCCACCTTTACTCAGCGTATCTACGCGGTCGCCGCCGCGATTGAAAACTACATGAAGCCGTTTTTGATCGGCAAAGACCCGGCGCGTATCGAAGACATCTGGCAATCGGCGGCGGTCAGCGGTTACTGGCGTAACGGTCCGGTGATGAATAATGCGCTCTCCGGCGTGGATATGGCGCTGTGGGATCTGAAGGGTAAAGTTGCCGACTTGCCGGTGTATGAACTGCTTGGCGGCAAATGTCGCGATGGCGTGCCGCTTTATCGCCACTGCGACGGCGCCGATGAGATCGAAGTTGAAGATAACATTCGCGCACGCATGGAGGAGGGCTATCAATATGTGCGCTGTCAGATGGGCATGTATGGCGGCGCGGGTACCGATGATTTGCGTTTGATCGCCGGCAAGCTGGCCAAAGCTCGCAATATCCAGCCGAAAGTGTCACCGCGTAATCCTACTCAAGGCATCTATTTCGATCCGGATGCTTATGCGCGCGCCGTACCGCGCCTGTTTGATCATCTGCGCAATAAGCTCGGTTTTGGCGTCGAGTTTATTCATGATGTGCACGAACGCATCACGCCGATCGCTTCAATCCAGCTGGCGAAAGCACTCGAACCGTATCAGCTTTTTTTCCTTGAGGATCCGGTCTCGCCAGAAAATATCGACTGGCTGAGCAAATTACGCAGCCAAAGCAGCACGCCAATTGCCATGGGCGAGCTGTTTACACAAATCAATGAGTGGAAACCATTAATTCAAAACCAGCTGATCGATTATATTCGCTGCCACGTCAGCACCATTGGCGGCATCTCGCCAGCGAAGAAACTGGCGACTTTTGCGGAACTGTTCGGCGTGCGCACTGCATGGCACGGTCCGGGCGATATCTCACCGATTGGCGTGGCAGCAAACCTGCATATTGATCTGAGCATCACCAATCTTGGCATTCAGGAATATACTCCGGTGAATGAGGCGTTGCAGGAAGTATTCCCTGGTTGTCCTGAGATTGATCGCGGCTATGCGTATCTCAGCGATCGTCCGGGGCTGGGCGTGGATATCGATTTGAAAGAGGCAGCGAAGTACCCTGTGTCGGGCGGTATTCCGGAATGGACCAATGCACGTTTGCCCGATGGAACAGCTGCAAGACCTTAA
- a CDS encoding epoxyqueuosine reductase QueH has translation MSDISRPPLSLPNGASKLLLHSCCAPCSGEVMEAIAAAGIDYTIFFYNPNIHPQKEYLLRKEENIRFAEKNGVPFVDADYDTDNWFERAKGMEWEPERGVRCTMCFDMRFERTALYAHEHGFPVISSCLGISRWKNMQQINDCGKRAAAPYDNLTYWDYNWRKKGGSARMIDISKRERFYQQEYCGCVYSLRDTNLHRKSQGRQLIKLGVLYYGDDEQA, from the coding sequence ATGAGCGACATCTCACGCCCGCCCCTGAGCCTGCCAAACGGTGCCAGTAAACTGCTGCTGCACTCGTGCTGTGCGCCCTGCTCTGGCGAAGTCATGGAGGCCATTGCGGCCGCCGGGATTGATTACACCATTTTCTTCTACAACCCGAATATTCATCCACAGAAAGAGTATCTGTTGCGTAAAGAGGAGAATATCCGCTTCGCAGAAAAGAACGGCGTGCCTTTTGTGGACGCTGATTATGATACGGATAACTGGTTTGAACGCGCAAAAGGAATGGAGTGGGAACCCGAACGCGGCGTACGTTGCACCATGTGTTTCGACATGCGCTTTGAACGCACCGCGCTGTATGCTCATGAACATGGTTTTCCGGTTATTTCCAGCTGTCTGGGGATCTCCCGCTGGAAAAACATGCAGCAAATTAACGATTGCGGCAAACGCGCCGCCGCGCCTTACGATAATCTGACCTATTGGGATTACAACTGGCGGAAAAAAGGCGGTTCAGCACGCATGATTGATATCAGCAAGCGCGAACGTTTTTATCAGCAGGAATATTGCGGCTGCGTCTACTCGCTGCGTGACACTAATCTTCACCGTAAAAGCCAGGGCCGCCAGCTGATTAAGCTGGGCGTCCTCTATTACGGTGATGATGAGCAGGCATGA
- a CDS encoding phosphohydrolase gives MTLNHWQRRFESWLHATWPQDDKAHDVAHLRRVWLTAQRIMKDTPADELVVLTGCYFHDIVNLPKNHPERHLASAKAAVETRRILLDVFPDFPEEKHDAVSHAVHAHSFSAGVVAETLEAQIVQDADRLESLGAIGLARVFYVSGALGRSLFDSFDPLGKERPLNDAEWALDHFQKKLLKLPETMHTEEGRRLARHNADFLVTYMAKLCAELNGDFCALDQDVLQAFATSH, from the coding sequence ATGACTCTTAATCACTGGCAACGCCGCTTTGAAAGCTGGCTGCATGCGACATGGCCTCAGGATGATAAAGCTCACGACGTCGCGCATTTACGTCGAGTCTGGCTGACTGCCCAGCGTATTATGAAAGACACACCGGCTGATGAGCTGGTTGTGCTTACCGGGTGTTATTTTCATGACATCGTTAACCTGCCTAAAAATCATCCAGAGCGTCACCTGGCTTCCGCAAAGGCCGCCGTTGAGACGCGTCGGATCCTGCTGGACGTTTTCCCTGATTTTCCTGAAGAGAAACATGATGCGGTATCGCATGCCGTTCACGCTCACAGCTTTAGCGCGGGTGTGGTAGCAGAAACGTTAGAAGCGCAAATCGTGCAGGATGCCGATCGACTGGAATCATTAGGCGCAATAGGACTGGCTCGCGTGTTTTATGTTTCCGGTGCGCTGGGACGTTCGCTGTTTGACAGCTTCGACCCCTTGGGTAAGGAGCGGCCTTTAAACGATGCGGAATGGGCGCTGGATCATTTTCAGAAAAAATTACTTAAGCTGCCTGAGACCATGCATACCGAAGAGGGGCGCCGGCTGGCGCGTCATAATGCCGATTTTTTGGTGACCTACATGGCAAAGCTGTGCGCCGAGCTGAACGGGGATTTTTGCGCGCTGGATCAGGATGTATTACAGGCGTTTGCCACGAGTCACTAA
- a CDS encoding MFS transporter — MKPTRTRLSVLFMLFIVTAINYMDRANLAVAGSHIQGEFFLSATQLGLLFSMFTWFYALSQIPVGYLLDRIGSRWLYGSAIVLWSLFTLLMGLASHHFFTTATASFMMLLVCRALIGVAEAPSFPSNTKIIATWFPDHERARATATYSSAQYIGLALLTPVLSFIVSQWGWEMSFYLSGLVGIVFGIYWLIVYRDPQHSNKVNDAELDIIRKGGGHGSVNQQNGNGKVNWQSVKYILRQRTTWGLFIAQFAASSTLYFFLTWFIVYLEKGLHLSIDKAGIGAMFPYLMAMAGVLCGGTLSDFLLKRGRSRTFARKLPVMLGMLLTCSIALVNFFQDSPVIAIAILSIAFFANAFSNLGWVVCSDVIPRHLIGTIGGFLNIFGNLSGIVSPIIIGVILQRTHNFQYAMWYIAAVALMGFLAYLLLVGKIEVMTPPGEQPAENKKKFETPSNA, encoded by the coding sequence ATGAAACCCACGCGCACGCGTTTAAGCGTTTTATTCATGCTGTTTATTGTCACTGCTATCAATTACATGGATCGCGCTAACCTGGCGGTGGCCGGTTCCCATATTCAGGGCGAGTTTTTCTTATCCGCCACGCAGCTGGGTTTACTGTTTTCGATGTTTACCTGGTTTTATGCGCTGAGCCAGATTCCGGTCGGCTATCTGCTTGACCGGATTGGTTCACGCTGGCTGTACGGCAGCGCGATTGTGCTGTGGAGCCTGTTTACCCTGCTGATGGGATTGGCGTCGCATCACTTTTTCACCACCGCCACCGCGTCATTTATGATGCTACTGGTGTGCCGCGCGCTGATTGGCGTGGCGGAAGCGCCCTCTTTTCCCTCCAACACCAAAATCATCGCCACCTGGTTTCCCGACCATGAACGTGCGCGTGCAACGGCAACTTATTCCAGCGCGCAATATATTGGTCTGGCGCTGCTGACGCCGGTGCTGTCGTTTATCGTCTCTCAATGGGGTTGGGAGATGTCATTTTATCTCTCTGGCCTGGTTGGCATTGTGTTCGGCATTTACTGGCTGATTGTCTATCGCGACCCGCAGCACAGCAACAAAGTGAATGATGCGGAACTCGATATTATCCGCAAAGGCGGCGGGCACGGTTCGGTGAATCAGCAAAACGGAAACGGCAAGGTTAACTGGCAATCGGTGAAATACATCCTGCGTCAGCGCACCACTTGGGGTTTGTTTATCGCGCAGTTCGCGGCCTCGTCGACGCTCTACTTTTTCCTGACCTGGTTTATTGTCTATCTGGAAAAAGGGCTGCATCTGTCGATCGATAAAGCGGGGATTGGCGCGATGTTCCCTTATCTGATGGCGATGGCTGGCGTGCTGTGCGGCGGAACGCTAAGTGATTTTCTGCTGAAGCGTGGCCGCAGCCGCACCTTTGCGCGCAAGCTGCCGGTGATGCTGGGCATGTTGCTCACCTGTTCGATTGCGCTGGTGAATTTCTTCCAGGACAGCCCGGTGATTGCCATCGCTATTCTCTCTATCGCCTTCTTCGCCAACGCCTTCTCTAATCTCGGCTGGGTGGTGTGCAGCGATGTGATTCCGCGCCACTTAATTGGCACCATCGGCGGCTTTCTGAATATTTTTGGCAATCTCTCCGGCATTGTCAGCCCGATCATCATCGGCGTTATTTTGCAGCGCACCCACAACTTCCAGTACGCCATGTGGTACATCGCCGCCGTCGCGCTTATGGGCTTTTTGGCCTACCTGCTGCTGGTTGGCAAAATTGAAGTGATGACGCCGCCCGGCGAACAACCGGCTGAAAATAAGAAGAAATTCGAAACCCCTTCAAACGCATAG
- a CDS encoding DNA cytosine methyltransferase — MSEFDSSGEAPLQAQQKYQQDRQRVEQLLEIYDLKTLAATLQQAGQSAWTRDTLSRWVKGSSAMTVLTEAEIAALDNLLPAPPAHHPHYAFRFIDLFAGIGGIRSGFEAIGGQCVFTSEWNKYSVKTYRANWYCDPESHVFNQDIRDVTLSAKPDVSEQEAYQHINRQVPDHDVLLAGFPCQPFSLAGVSKKNALGRAHGFECEAQGTLFFDVARIITAKKPAIFVLENVKNLKSHDKGNTFRVIMETLDELGYDVADADASGAADPKIIDGKHFLPQHRERIVLVGFRRDLKLPQFSLSALKTLYPQQRTPLRDLLEPAVDAKYILTPVLWKYLYNYAKKHQAKGNGFGYGLVDPQLENGVVRTLSARYYKDGSEILIDRGWDRQLGERDFDDADNQQRRPRRLTPRECARLMGFEKPDQRFRIPVSDSQAYRQFGNSVVVPAFAAVAKLLLPWIKQAVQARQGNQNA, encoded by the coding sequence ATGAGCGAGTTCGACAGTAGCGGCGAAGCACCTCTGCAGGCGCAGCAAAAATATCAGCAGGATCGTCAGCGAGTAGAGCAATTACTGGAAATCTACGATCTGAAAACGCTGGCGGCAACGTTACAGCAGGCCGGCCAGTCTGCCTGGACACGCGACACGCTTAGCCGCTGGGTTAAAGGCAGCAGCGCCATGACGGTTTTGACCGAGGCCGAAATAGCGGCACTGGACAACCTGCTGCCTGCGCCGCCCGCTCATCATCCGCATTATGCATTCCGTTTTATTGACCTCTTTGCCGGTATTGGCGGCATTCGCAGCGGTTTCGAAGCGATTGGGGGTCAGTGCGTGTTTACCAGTGAGTGGAACAAGTACTCGGTAAAAACTTACCGCGCGAACTGGTATTGCGATCCAGAAAGTCACGTTTTCAATCAGGACATTCGTGATGTCACTTTAAGCGCAAAGCCTGACGTCAGCGAGCAGGAGGCTTACCAGCATATTAACCGGCAGGTGCCGGATCATGATGTGCTGCTGGCGGGTTTCCCCTGCCAGCCTTTTTCGCTGGCGGGCGTGTCGAAAAAAAACGCGCTGGGCCGGGCTCACGGCTTTGAGTGTGAAGCGCAGGGCACGCTGTTTTTTGACGTGGCCCGTATTATCACCGCTAAAAAACCGGCCATTTTTGTGCTGGAAAACGTCAAAAATCTGAAGAGCCATGACAAAGGCAATACCTTCCGCGTGATTATGGAGACGCTGGACGAACTGGGTTATGACGTGGCGGATGCTGATGCCAGCGGCGCAGCCGATCCTAAAATCATCGACGGGAAACATTTTTTGCCGCAGCACCGCGAGCGCATTGTGCTGGTGGGGTTTCGACGTGATTTAAAACTGCCGCAATTCAGCCTCAGCGCGCTGAAAACGCTCTATCCTCAGCAGCGAACGCCGCTGCGCGATCTGCTGGAGCCCGCGGTGGATGCTAAATACATCCTGACGCCCGTGCTGTGGAAATACCTCTATAATTATGCGAAGAAACATCAGGCTAAAGGTAATGGCTTTGGCTACGGCCTGGTGGATCCGCAGCTGGAAAATGGCGTGGTGCGTACGCTCTCCGCGCGTTATTACAAAGACGGATCGGAAATTCTTATTGACCGTGGCTGGGATCGCCAGCTGGGTGAAAGAGATTTTGATGATGCGGACAATCAGCAGCGCCGTCCACGTCGTTTGACGCCGAGGGAATGTGCACGCCTGATGGGCTTTGAAAAGCCAGACCAGCGCTTTCGTATTCCCGTTTCAGACAGTCAGGCTTACCGCCAGTTTGGTAACTCAGTGGTTGTGCCGGCGTTTGCGGCGGTAGCGAAACTGCTGCTGCCGTGGATTAAGCAGGCGGTGCAGGCGCGGCAGGGGAATCAGAACGCCTGA